GTCATTTAAGTATTTGAAAGTATTGTTTTTTACTGATTCAGATATATTTACTTGTCTTAGCCCTAATGAATCAACCCATGATATTTCTTTTTTAGTATGTTGCTGAGCTTCATCGAGTTTTTGCCCTAGGCCAGCCTCAGATAATCTAAATATTCGGCCAGGTGAACACGGTTTAGTAAGTAACGAATCAAAATCAACAGTGCTCACTTTTGATTCAGTTGTTTCTACTTTAAAGAATTCGAGTAACGCATAGATAAATACTTCAATAGGTAACTCAGGCCTTTCAGTTAAATTACTGACATAAAAAGAGCGGCCGTTATCTTGTAGTAAATTAAGCTCAGCAAGGGGAGAAGTGAAGTGATCTTCATCTATCTTCTTAGCTGTAGACTTAACCTTTTTACTGTACATATTTAAAAAACAATCCATGTCTTTTTTTATAGTCGTAATATTACCAACTTCGCTTTTAACTAGGCGCTTTGCATCTTCATAGCAATCATCGATCAGCTTTGATTTTTCAAAATACTGAACATTAGAGTAATTAAAAAAGTAGCGATAGGCGGTT
The genomic region above belongs to Pseudoalteromonas undina and contains:
- a CDS encoding DUF4007 family protein; translation: MKAKFTGHDTFPLRYGWLFKAVNHLNSNGNFSSSDEESIRHSIVELGVGKNMVKAIQYWAESSGIIESDRKNNKTFHNVTKNKGHFLFGDNGKDPYLELHGSIWLLHFWLNFNDEHLTAYRYFFNYSNVQYFEKSKLIDDCYEDAKRLVKSEVGNITTIKKDMDCFLNMYSKKVKSTAKKIDEDHFTSPLAELNLLQDNGRSFYVSNLTERPELPIEVFIYALLEFFKVETTESKVSTVDFDSLLTKPCSPGRIFRLSEAGLGQKLDEAQQHTKKEISWVDSLGLRQVNISESVKNNTFKYLNDYYGKSNV